One region of Babylonia areolata isolate BAREFJ2019XMU chromosome 29, ASM4173473v1, whole genome shotgun sequence genomic DNA includes:
- the LOC143302359 gene encoding CD2 antigen cytoplasmic tail-binding protein 2-like, with protein sequence MSDKKVKFDEDSIANQFEDDAEDIESRLKKGKHSLDSDEEDDDDGAKYDVMKEDDIEGQEEQTIDFDDDIQITPFNMRDEMEEGHFDRDGTFIFDKSKNIRDNWIENIDWVRIKESERQKAQEMIDAREEAEEAEAPAVDKSAIYREMLEILEPQESVAKALRRLGKSKGKKLTTAQRWKAKRQKTENGESADGDAEKVEQDKKTMLRLTEMADLLVQDGVMEIYEATREKVSIWLKRADEKDGKKFAIPEDVDDDDALDMFADNFDQQEAEKKKDVDSGGGGGDGGKGGGGGEPQSSSVTETETSAAAAEEDDDAVRWEYRVENTDASPILGPFSSSQMLAWAEEGKFKDGVFCRKVGTEGQFYTSNRIDFDLYI encoded by the exons ATGTCGGATAAGAAAGTTAAATTCGATGAAGATTCCATTGCTAATCAGTTTGAGGATGACGCAGAAGACATCGAAAGTCGTTTGAAAAAAGGAAAGCATTCGCTGGACAGcgatgaagaagatgacgatgatggggcCAAATACGATGTGATGAAAGAAGATGATATCGAAG GGCAAGAGGAGCAGACGATTGACTTTGACGATGACATACAGATCACACCATTCAACATGCGGGATGAGATGGAGGAAGGCCATTTTGACAGGGATGGCACATTTATTTTTGATAAAAGCAAG AACATTCGAGACAACTGGATCGAAAACATTGACTGGGTGCGCATCAAGGAGTCGGAGCGCCAGAAAGCCCAGGAGATGATCGACGCccgggaagaagcagaagaggccgAGGCCCCGGCCGTGGACAAAAGCGCCATCTACCGGGAAATGCTGGAGATTCTGGAGCCACAAGAAAGCGTGGCAAAGGCGCTGCGGCGGTTAGGCAAAAGCAAGGGGAAGAAACTGACAACAGCGCAGAGGTGGAAAGCGAAACGCCAGAagacagagaatggggagagTGCGGACGGGGACGCAGAGAAAGTGGAACAGGACAAGAAGACGATGCTGAGGCTGACAGAGATGGCCGACCTCTTGGTGCAGGATGGCGTCATGGAGATTTACGAAGCTACACGGGAGAAGGTCAGCATCTGGCTCAAACGAGCAGACGAGAAAGACGGGAAGAAGTTTGCTATCCCAGAGGATGTGGACGATGATGACGCTCTGGATATGTTTGCCGACAACTTTGATCAGCaggaagcagagaagaagaaggatgtagacagtggtggtggtggtggtgacggtgggaaaggtggtggagggggtgaacCGCAAAGCTCTTctgtcacagaaacagaaacgtcAG CGGCAGCGGCTGAGGAAGACGACGATGCGGTGCGGTGGGAGTACAGAGTGGAGAACACAGACGCCTCCCCCATCCTgggccccttctcctcctcccagaTGCTGGCGTGGGCGGAGGAAGGGAAGTTCAAGGACGGTGTGTTCTGTCGGAAAGTGGGGACCGAGGGCCAGTTCTACACGTCCAACAGAATCGATTTCGACCTGTACATCTGA